From Heptranchias perlo isolate sHepPer1 unplaced genomic scaffold, sHepPer1.hap1 HAP1_SCAFFOLD_178, whole genome shotgun sequence, a single genomic window includes:
- the LOC137309713 gene encoding metalloproteinase inhibitor 2-like, whose protein sequence is MSCNILGFLATGLLFLVMQEWTDACSCGPAHPQQIYCQADVVIKGKIIGSKMETRGNNSNSSAFRWIQYEIEQQKMYKGFEKIENIQHVYTPASDFVCGLVLEENQMNEEFVLSGNVETDGKVYINLCGFNKPWSQLTSAQKMGLGGSYEAGCQCKIIPCLALPCSITADNQCLWIDGIIDRKWVGAQSQLLTCSMKSPGLCRWDSGKQKRAKPFLRTENQ, encoded by the exons ATGAGCTGCAACATCCTTGGGTTCCTGGCAACAGGGCTGCTCTTCCTGGTCATGCAGGAGTGGACTGATGCCTGCAGCTGTGGTCCAGCTCATCCCCAGCAAATTTACTGTCAGGCGGacgtgg TTATCAAGGGCAAAATAATCGGTTCAAAGATGGAGACCAGAGGCAACAACAGCAACTCAAGTGCCTTTCGATGGATCCAGTACGAAATCGAACAACAAAAA ATGTACAAGGGCTTCGAGAAGATTGAGAACATTCAGCACGTCTACACCCCCGCCTCCGATTTCGTCTGCGGCTTGGTGCTGGAAGAGAATCAGATGAACGAGGAATTCGTCCTGTCAG GGAATGTGGAAACTGACGGAAAAGTCTACATCAACCTCTGCGGCTTTAACAAGCCCTGGAGTCAGCTGACGTCTGCACAGAAGATGGGTCTGGGTGGAAGCTACGAGGCTGGCTGTCAGTGCAAG atCATCCCTTGCTTAGCCCTGCCCTGCAGCATCACCGCGGACAACCAGTGCCTCTGGATAGATGGAATCATCGACAGAAAGTGGGTCGGGGCACAGAGCCAGCTCCTCACCTGCAGTATGAAGTCGCCCGGCCTGTGTCGATGGGATTCGGGCAAGCAGAAGAGGGCAAAACCCTTCCTCCGgaccgagaatcagtaa